In Citrus sinensis cultivar Valencia sweet orange chromosome 4, DVS_A1.0, whole genome shotgun sequence, one DNA window encodes the following:
- the LOC112495883 gene encoding uncharacterized protein LOC112495883 yields MKSWTFLQKHTSIRVSTHYSLMDLKIIIPIIVIQFVISWKTCIMADLSLSREADLQLERQLKTLNKPAIKTFKTQEGDTIDCVDINKQPALDHPLLKNHKVQTRPVTFPTGSAKKSSKSKTSYIRHERESCPDGTVPIRRTSKEDLIKAGSMPKESMTQIGPQTSFPAGHRFHTVNVGMKKDVPYFGVDGRLEVWNLTVAKDQYSFTNMWIQNGPPDQLNVILAGWTVSPAINGDQLTRLFTFWTADGARTTGCYNQLCPGFVLTNCSITPNYPLLLTSTYEEQYDIKILIYQDQPTGNWWLVLSDDNVFVGYWPKELFNHLSGGAETVAWGGIAIAGKNGVSPPMGSGLLNLSFRSTCYIRNIQYVDTQNKFRNPDGALEQHLDRSTCYGLKDWKNCGRKEMYYCILFGGEGGRCGD; encoded by the exons ATGAAGAGTTGGACATTTTTGCAGAAGCATACATCAATCAGAGTGTCTACCCATTATTCTCTAATGGATTTGAAGATTATCATACCAATTATAGTCATACAATTCGTCATTTCTTGGAAAACTTGTATCATGGCTGACTTAAGTCTTTCAAGGGAAGCAGATCTGCAGTTGGAAAGACAGCTCAAAACTCTCAACAAACCAGCCATCAAAACATTTAAG ACACAGGAAGGTGATACTATTGATTGTGtagatattaataaacaaCCGGCACTAGATCATCCATTGTTAAAGAATCATAAAGTGCAG ACGAGACCGGTCACTTTTCCTACTGGGTCAGCTAAAaagtcatcaaaatcaaaaacctcATACATCAGACATGAAAGAGAATCATGCCCTGATGGGACCGTTCCGATTAGAAGAACTTCAAAAGAAGATTTAATAAAAGCAGGATCGATGCCAAAAGAATCAATGACTCAAATAGGCCCACAAACGAGCTTCCCAGCTGGTCACCGTTTCCAT ACGGTGAACGTAGGAATGAAAAAGGATGTGCCATATTTTGGTGTTGACGGACGTCTTGAAGTATGGAACTTAACCGTTGCTAAAGACCAGTACTCCTTTACAAATATGTGGATTCAAAATGGTCCACCTGATCAACTAAATGTCATTCTCGCAGGATGGACG GTTTCACCGGCCATTAATGGAGATCAGCTTACTCgattatttacattttggaca GCTGATGGTGCAAGGACCACTGGTTGCTACAATCAGCTTTGTCCTGGTTTTGTATTAACAAATTGTTCAATAACCCCAAACTATCCTCTACTACTAACATCTACCTACGAAGAGcaatatgatataaaaatcCTCATTTATCAG GATCAACCGACAGGAAATTGGTGGTTGGTACTTTCAGATGATAACGTATTCGTGGGTTATTGGCCTAAagaattatttaatcatttaagCGGTGGAGCGGAAACTGTGGCATGGGGTGGCATTGCCATTGCTGGAAAGAATGGGGTTAGCCCTCCGATGGGCTCTGGTCTACTGAATCTATCTTTTAGATCTACGTGTTACATTCGAAATATCCAGTACGTGGACACTCAAAATAAGTTCCGAAATCCTGATGGTGCCTTAGAGCAACATCTCGACAGATCCACTTGCTACGgattaaaagattggaagAATTGTGGTAGAAAGGAGATGTATTACTGCATCCTGTTTGGAGGAGAAGGCGGTAGGTGTGGGGATTAG